The region gaggaccctgcccagctAGGGCTTATAtacggagagaggaccctgcccagcaAGGgcttatatacagagagaggaccctgcccagcaAGGgcttatatacagagagaggaccctgcccagctAGGGCTTATAtacggagagaggaccctgcccagctAGGGCTTATAtacggagagaggaccctgcttaCCCTCTACAGGGTGAGGAGGTGAGACAGTAGTTGAGGGGGAGCAGTTGGTCACAGTGCGGTGAGATAGCAGCAGGGttttgtaggttgtagcctagtctgAAGAGAGGGCTTCCTAGTCACTTTCGATCATTCTGAGTTTATGTAAAAATTCTGTAAACAAAATTTGAACCTAAATTTATTTGCTATTATTCAAAATGTCAAATCTCGTTCCCAagccaacatttgaaatttttaaagCCTGCCTCATGTAAACCCCTCATTCTTTCAGGCAGAAGACATACTATGGGACGGTATACTATTAACATAcaattttttgcatatttttaggTGTTTTCAACAAGAATCTCAAGGCAGAAAATGGTGAATGAGACTGAAATTTCAGAAGTTATTTTAGTGGGATTTCCGGGGCTTCCTGAAGACGTACATAACCTTGTGGCCGCTGGGATGTTTTTGGTTTACATCTTCTCACTTACCGCCAATGGCAGCGTCATATGTCTGGTCGCCTTAAATACTTACCTTCATCAACCCATGTATCTGGTTATAGCAAACCTTGCTACCTCTGATCTTATTTTTGATACGGTTACTTTACCGAAACTCATTGCCCGATACTGGTTTGGGTCGTCTTCTATTAACTTCAAAGTCTGTATCTTCCAAATGTTCTGGATCCATTACCTTGGGAGTGTTGATTCCTACCTGCTGATGTTCATGGCCGTGGATCGCTATGTTGCTATATCCCAGCCTCTGAGATACAACTTGATTATGACCAACAGGAGAACGATCATCATTTGCTCCTTCTTCTGGATTTTTGCAGCCACATCTACAAATGCAACTCTCACTATTCAGGCTTCCGACATTGTTTTGTGTAGCTCATCCACCAAGATAAACACTTTATTTTGTACCCATACGGCAGTCTTGGCAACAGCATGTACAGATGTCACCTTCATAAGGAAAGTGGCCTTTGTGTTTGCTATGGTGGTGCTCCTTGCACCTTTAGGGATCATTGTTCTTTCCTACGTCTTGATCGTAGTGGAGATCTCATCATCATCTCGCTCTGAAAATTGGCGCAAACTCTTCTACACCTGCACAACCCATCTGCTGGTGGTGGCCTTGTATTATGTACCTCGAGTTTTTCTCTACACCATCTCTCTCAGTTGTGTAATAATTATTAGGCCAGATGTCCATGCCCTCATCCTGTTCCTTTACTCTGTTGCCCCCCATATGGCCAATCCTGTTATATATTTCCTCAGAACAAAGGAAATCAGGCAAACATTAGGGAAAGTTCTTCAGACAATCCAATACAGGGTTTCAGAGTACATTTGTTGATATAAGAATTATGTATGGGCCACAAACACCTTTAAAGTCCCATGTAGAGCTTGTAATCTTCATGTTGACATTGTAGTCTACGAACAAGTCTATGAACACCTTGTAAGATATatttaaactagggatgagcgaacttttgaaaagttcggttcgatccggcgaactttcgttaagtttggattggtccgaaccgaaccgaaaacgaaccttgctctaacggctgaataattgcagctacaatagtgggagtgtgatagggtatagtttcgttaagtttcagttgatattacaatgaaaaaagtgggggaaaaaaatgccaaaaataatgagaaaaaaataaaataaaaaataataataataataataggaataaaattaataaaatatagtgaataaaagtgccaaaatagtgacaaaaaatattggaaaaaaaagtttacaaggaggatgcggcagcacttgattgcacccaggccagtattgttgagaagagacaagtcgagaaacaggaggaggcagcagtagattgctcgcctctcaggccagcattgttgagaagagacaagttgagcagcaggaggaggcagcagttgattgttcgcctctcaggccagtattgttgagaagagacaagttgagcagcaggaggaggcagcagttgattcattccagtccagtattattgaggagaggctacttgaggaggaggcagcagttgatcgattacaggccagtataactaaaaacagactactagaagagcaggaagaggcagcagttgattcattccaggccagtataatcgaggagaggctacttgaggagaaggaggcagcagttcatcgattccaggccagtattatcgaggagaggctacttgaggaggaggaagcagcagttgatcaattccaggccagtatacttaaaaacagactacttaagcagcaggaggaggcagcaattgcttgattccaggccagtgtaatcgaggagaggctacttgaggaggaggaggcagcagttaatcgatt is a window of Dendropsophus ebraccatus isolate aDenEbr1 chromosome 5, aDenEbr1.pat, whole genome shotgun sequence DNA encoding:
- the LOC138794011 gene encoding olfactory receptor 1E16-like, whose translation is MVNETEISEVILVGFPGLPEDVHNLVAAGMFLVYIFSLTANGSVICLVALNTYLHQPMYLVIANLATSDLIFDTVTLPKLIARYWFGSSSINFKVCIFQMFWIHYLGSVDSYLLMFMAVDRYVAISQPLRYNLIMTNRRTIIICSFFWIFAATSTNATLTIQASDIVLCSSSTKINTLFCTHTAVLATACTDVTFIRKVAFVFAMVVLLAPLGIIVLSYVLIVVEISSSSRSENWRKLFYTCTTHLLVVALYYVPRVFLYTISLSCVIIIRPDVHALILFLYSVAPHMANPVIYFLRTKEIRQTLGKVLQTIQYRVSEYIC